A genomic stretch from Penicillium digitatum chromosome 4, complete sequence includes:
- a CDS encoding Ubiquitin carrier protein → MDYSMEDTQNSAPEAQQASKLNSSGQKSDTQSVTKRLQAELMQLMLSPSPGISAFPDADGNLLSWTATITGPTETPYEGLTLKLSFAFPNNYPYSPPTVLFKTPIYHPNVDFSGRICLDILKDKWSAVYNVSSVLLSLQSLLGEPNNASPLNAQAAELWDSDQAEFKRHVLARHQDLDEE, encoded by the exons ATGGACTACAGCATGGAAGACACACAGAACTCGGCGCCCGAGGCGCAGCAAGCTAGCAAACTGAACTCCTCCGGTCAGAAAAGCGACACTCAGAGCGTGACCAAACG CCTGCAAGCCGAGCTGATGCAACTCATGCTCTCGCCCTCGCCCGGCATCTCCGCCTTCCCAGACGCAGACGGAAACCTCCTCTCTTGGACGGCGACCATCACCGGTCCGACCGAGACTCCCTACGAGGGTCTGACTCTGAAACTCTCCTTCGCATTCCCCAACAATTACCCCTACTCTCCACCAACAGTCTTGTTTAAGACTCCGATCTACCACCCCAACGTCGACTTCTCCGGCCGAATCTGCCTCGACATCCTCAAGGACAAGTGGAGCGCTGTCTACAACGTATCGAGCGTCTTGCTCAGCTTGCAAAGTTTGTTGGGTGAACCTAACAA TGCGAGCCCCTTGAATGCCCAAGCAGCCGAGCTTTGGGACTCGGACCAGGCGGAATTCAAGCGCCACGTCCTCGCCCGGCACCAAGATCTGGACGAAGAATAG
- a CDS encoding Serine/threonine protein kinase, putative: protein MQHSQLAPLPNDVPFRIVSKTIGQGAYACIKKACPLDADNPVFAVKYIHKDYAARHGKISARQLQLEVTVHRHVSGHGNIINFYQTGEDEVWRWIAMELAEGGDLFDKIEADEGVGEDVAHVYFSQLVSAVSFMHSKGVGHRDIKPENMLLTGDGNLKIADFGLAALFEYKGTRKLSTTFCGSPPYIAPEVISSSTRGQRKGAGYHPDLVDIWSCGIVLFVLLAGNTPWDSPTDDSFEYHEYVATNARTTDELWQTLPPATLSLLRGMLTVDPQKRFSLEDVRRHPWYTRANRYLSIDGKLRDSINLATSMFESLHIDFSQDPLSQSGKGSSRSFDPMDMDGDDGGANTGFSSTQPEMLGGGMLMDWDNPQNASVFSSTQPFGKEFTSQDAAIAGHLEDEPSMSQFSQQPSVPVSRTQNAQRFQDIIPSRSMTRFYSAWELKLLVPLICEAFHRLGVPVPSVPAVSAGDTSAMIRVIAKDGRMCPLQGKVLIECVSEGLLEVEFVKIKGDPLEWRRFFKKVAILCKDAVFRPDE, encoded by the exons ATGCAGCATTCGCAGCTGGCCCCGCTCCCGAACGACGTGCCGTTTCGCATCGTGTCTAAAACTATCGGCCAGGGTGCCTATGCATG CATCAAAAAAGCCTGCCCATTGGATGCAGATAATCCTGTCTTCGCCGTCAAGTACATTCACAAAGACTACGCCGCGCGACATGGGAAGATCAGCGCAAGGCAATTACAACTTGAAGTCACCGTACACAGACATGTCTCGGGTCATGGGAATATTATAAACTTCTATCAAACGGGCGAGGATGAGGTTTGGCGTTGGATCGCCATGGAGTTGGCCGAAGGCGGGGATCTTTTCGACAAGATCGAGGCCGACGAGGGTGTGGGCGAGGACGTTGCCCATGTCTATTTCTCGCAACTTGTCAGCGCTGTGAGCTTTATGCACTCCAAGGGCGTCGGCCACCGTGATATCAAGCCCGAGAACATGCTTTTGACCGGCGACGGGAATCTCAAAATCGCGGATTTTGGCTTGGCAGCACTGTTCGAATACAAGGGAACGCGAAAACTCTCAACCACATTCTGTGGCAGTCCCCCCTATATTGCACCCGAGGTAATTAGCAGCAGTACCCGAGGGCAGAGGAAAGGAGCTGGGTATCATCCGGACCTAGTTGACATTTGGTCCTGTGGCATCGTGCTGTTCGTCCTGTTAGCCGGTAACACACCGTGGGATAGCCCAACAGACGATAGCTTTGAGTACCACGAATATGTTGCGACCAATGCGCGGACTACCGATGAGCTTTGGCAGACGTTACCACCCGCCACATTATCACTATTGCGTGGCATGTTGACAGTGGACCCCCAAAAGCGATTTTCGCTGGAGGATGTCCGAAGGCATCCTTGGTACACCCGTGCGAACAGATACCTTTCGATCGATGGCAAATTGCGAGATTCAATTAATTTGGCCACCTCGATGTTTGAATCGCTTCATATCGACTTTAGTCAAGATCCTCTCTCACAATCAGGGAAGGGGTCGAGTCGCAGCTTTGACCCCATGGACATGGACGGTGACGATGGCGGTGCCAATACAGGGTTCTCCTCTACGCAGCCAGAGATGTTGGGTGGTGGCATGTTGATGGACTGGGACAATCCACAGAATGCTAGTGTCTTTTCTTCAACCCAGCCCTTTGGGAAGGAGTTTACCTCTCAGGATGCAGCGATAGCAGGCCACCTCGAGGATGAGCCCTCTATGTCACAGTTCTCACAACAGCCTTCAGTGCCTGTGAGCCGAACTCAAAACGCACAAAGGTTCCAGGATATTATCCCCTCCCGTTCAATGACGCGTTTCTATTCTGCGTGGGAACTCAAGCTCCTCGTACCTCTCATTTGCGAGGCATTTCACCGACTGGGAGTTCCGGTTCCGAGTGTCCCTGCTGTTAGTGCTGGAGATACTTCAGCCATGATTCGGGTGATTGCCAAGGATGGCAGGATGTGTCCACTCCAGGGCAAAGTGCTCATTGAGTGTGTCTCAGAGGGATTACTTGAAGTGGAATTTGTTAAAATCAAAGGTGATCCTCTTGAATGGCGACGTTTCTTTAAAAAGGTGGCTATCCTCTGCAAAGACGCTGTTTTTAGGCCGGACGAGTAA